In Pseudomonadota bacterium, a single window of DNA contains:
- a CDS encoding DUF3365 domain-containing protein, with protein sequence MASNPDSFSSPTRNLTTLLALVWLFLITASAYFTISHEYGEVDRIAHARAQSLFNKDLAFRLWASGHGGVYVPTSARIPPNPYLHNIPERDLTTPSGRKLTLMNPAYMMRQMNEDFAEHTESITHITSLKPLRPENFPDPWEIKALQLFTEGEDEFAEHTYINGKPFLRYMKAMITQEGCLKCHGHQGYEVGDIRGGISVSVPLEELLAHYRQEKYAIFFWHTLIGIFGLILLFAGHRLLAKSTEKKDLAVSLLEKSEEKFRTVADFTYAWEYWNNPDGTLRYISPSVERITGYPAGRFTDEPQFVKSIVHADDLEKFQEHFDREHEDEAVEFDFRIITATGEVRWLRHVCQPVISADGRNLGRRASNYNITARKQAEEEREKVIGELKKALQQVKLLSGFLPICASCKKIRDDKGYWNQIESYIRDHSEAEFSHSICPACARKLYPEFIDNLDLK encoded by the coding sequence ATGGCAAGCAATCCCGATAGCTTTTCCTCACCGACGAGAAATCTCACCACTCTGCTGGCCCTTGTCTGGCTCTTCCTCATCACCGCCTCGGCTTACTTTACCATCTCCCACGAATACGGAGAAGTTGACCGGATAGCCCATGCCCGGGCACAATCTCTTTTCAATAAAGATCTCGCCTTCCGCCTCTGGGCATCCGGGCATGGCGGGGTCTATGTCCCGACATCCGCCCGCATCCCTCCCAATCCTTATCTGCACAACATTCCGGAACGTGACCTCACCACCCCTTCCGGCAGAAAACTTACCCTCATGAACCCGGCCTATATGATGCGGCAGATGAACGAGGATTTTGCGGAGCATACAGAATCGATCACCCATATCACCAGCCTGAAACCCCTGCGGCCCGAAAACTTCCCAGATCCGTGGGAAATAAAGGCGCTGCAGCTCTTTACGGAAGGGGAGGATGAATTCGCCGAACATACTTACATTAACGGCAAGCCTTTCCTGCGTTACATGAAGGCCATGATCACCCAGGAAGGGTGCCTGAAATGCCACGGGCATCAGGGTTATGAAGTCGGGGATATCCGGGGCGGGATCTCGGTCTCGGTGCCGCTGGAGGAACTGCTGGCACATTACCGCCAGGAAAAATATGCCATTTTCTTCTGGCACACTCTGATCGGCATCTTTGGCCTGATCCTGCTCTTTGCCGGCCATCGCCTGCTCGCGAAAAGCACCGAAAAAAAAGACCTGGCCGTGAGCCTCCTTGAAAAAAGCGAAGAAAAATTCCGCACCGTCGCCGATTTCACCTATGCCTGGGAATACTGGAACAACCCGGACGGGACGCTTCGCTACATCTCTCCCTCGGTGGAGAGAATCACCGGCTATCCGGCCGGCCGTTTTACCGATGAACCGCAATTTGTAAAGAGCATTGTCCATGCAGACGACCTGGAAAAATTTCAGGAACACTTCGACCGGGAGCACGAGGACGAAGCGGTTGAGTTCGACTTCCGGATCATCACCGCAACCGGGGAAGTCCGGTGGCTGCGCCATGTCTGTCAGCCGGTCATCAGCGCCGACGGCCGGAACCTGGGGCGCCGGGCCAGCAATTACAATATTACCGCCCGGAAACAGGCGGAAGAAGAACGGGAAAAAGTAATCGGGGAACTCAAAAAGGCCCTCCAGCAGGTCAAACTGCTGAGCGGCTTTCTGCCGATCTGCGCCAGCTGCAAAAAAATCCGGGACGACAAGGGCTACTGGAACCAGATCGAATCCTATATCCGGGACCACTCGGAAGCGGAATTCAGCCACTCGATCTGCCCCGCCTGTGCCAGAAAACTTTATCCCGAATTTATAGATAACCTCGACCTGAAGTGA
- a CDS encoding CsgG/HfaB family protein → MSRTFLTTLLCLLLAACNTSTSTAPTLKQLAPFAAENRYIIAVMPFEFKGGVEEQEKYGAFGSRLIDKAMVELFNTKRFRVVERSRISAVLGEIKLGQAGVVASEMAAQVGKQVGAEMVFIGSITSIRQIVSKDTVGIAHMNTRGFEVGMSGRLVDIALGELVAVGQATAGEEQTIKVAMGAQSGSIDPDETLLDKAFEKALTALINDLAANISPKP, encoded by the coding sequence ATGAGCCGAACTTTTCTGACCACCCTACTCTGCCTGCTGCTTGCCGCCTGCAACACCTCGACCAGCACCGCCCCGACCCTGAAGCAGCTTGCGCCCTTCGCCGCTGAAAACCGCTACATTATCGCGGTGATGCCTTTCGAGTTCAAAGGGGGCGTGGAAGAGCAGGAAAAATACGGGGCCTTTGGCAGCAGGCTGATCGACAAGGCGATGGTTGAACTGTTCAATACCAAAAGATTCCGGGTTGTCGAACGGAGCAGGATCAGCGCCGTGCTGGGCGAGATAAAGCTCGGCCAGGCCGGAGTGGTCGCAAGCGAGATGGCTGCCCAGGTGGGCAAGCAGGTCGGGGCCGAGATGGTCTTTATCGGCTCCATCACCTCGATCCGCCAGATCGTCAGCAAGGACACCGTCGGCATCGCCCACATGAACACCAGAGGGTTCGAGGTGGGCATGAGCGGCCGACTGGTCGATATCGCCCTTGGGGAACTCGTGGCCGTAGGCCAGGCCACGGCCGGCGAAGAGCAGACCATTAAAGTTGCGATGGGCGCCCAGTCGGGATCGATCGACCCTGACGAGACCCTGCTGGACAAGGCCTTCGAGAAAGCGCTGACCGCCCTGATCAACGATCTGGCGGCAAATATCAGTCCCAAACCCTAG